The genomic window AACCTTTAGgtactttcatttttggttgttgTGAAAACCTTTGTTGGAGAAGAAACATAACAAAACCTATAAGTGTTGCATTGAGCTTCGCAGAATGATAACTGAtgaactgaataaaaacagtgaaCATTAAAGACTGCAGTGTTTTATATAAAGTACACTAGTGTGTTGCTGCTATTCTGAAAGTGTATTCATATGATGCAAGTGTGTATCATTTTGCCATCAGAGTGAGATTTTGACAAAGGATTGTTAGGTTTTGATAGCAGAGTTTCAATTCGACATAGATGAGAATGATTTACTTCCCAGTGTTGTgtcttgtgtgcttgtgtgtaaagttttgacaCAATGAGCTGAAGTGTTGCAAAATGTGTTCAAGCAATGGACAAAAACTGTTATAACCAAAAAACAaagaacccacgatggggaaaacagaactaaacaatattaatgacaaaaacaaagacttcccgcaagggggcaaaacaaggaatcaggaaaactaaactaaaacttcACAGGATGTAGACAAGGCTAGGAAACACAAGGCATCAAGACACAAGGTAAGTATATACATACTTCGAGGCAAACATAGCAACCAAAACAAATcaggacagaaaacacgagGGCCttaaatagggagactaacacAAGATCATTAATAGAGGGCAGGTGCAGGGAATCAACAATAAGGGAaagctaacgagggaacgagaggggcggggacATAGATGAGACCGCAGAGCTTGTGGCATGCCGAACCCAGTGATGTCTATGAGTTTCCACACGGAACACTTGGTACTGACATGATCCTGCCCCAAGACTAGATAAACTTGTCAAGacgaggcagaaccatgacagttgcTAACACAACAgtgctggcacccattcacttctattgtatggctacaaaaccaatgcaagtgaatgggtgctggttaacaacattcttcaaaacaaaaataagtaaaaaaataaagaaagtcatacaggtttgaaatgacaagagggtgattacATTTTCcaagtttttgggtgaactatccctttaatagtatAGCTTCACCAGTAATAAGCTACTTAATCATATAGCAGTGTATGAATAAGTATGTGTGAGTATATGTataagtactgtatgtgtgagaaTGTATGAGCAGTTAGCTACTTTTTGTTTGTAATACAGCTAAATGGATAAATGGGGTGAGATGCTTTGTTGTGATTGTTCATGTTTCAggaaaagagattaataaagtCCTCAAAGCAGACACTTCCCAAACTACTGGAAATCCCCTTTagtgcatttaaaatatttatgcaaGTTCATAGTGAGTCAAGAGCTCAGCATCCATAGTTTACTCATTCTTGCCTGCGAGCAGCATTAAATAGAGTGATGCTGAGCCTCACTGCAGGAAGAGCTGTGAACATTACAATAAATGCCTTTGGCATGCCGTCTGGGAATCTTTAGAATTTTCAGGAAAGGCAAAATAGAAAGGATTTATCTCAGTGCCTATAAAGTATTTGGGATACATTTGGAAAATTATTTGGGGGACtttaagaacacacacacattgtaatGCATGAGGTGCTTTTGAAAAGAATTCCTAAAGGAAAAAATCATCCAAAAATCATTAAAGTTTTCAACCTTAAAAAGCGACAGAAGTGCACTGTAAAAGGGTCATGAGACTTTACATGCACATGTTTGAGCTGTTACTTTAATGAttagtgtgtgtttttttatcaaTACTTGTATATCTGTGTGTAATGGTCTGAgcgtgtatttgtgtgtttgtggggaGGGGGGCAATGGCCCTAAGTGAGCTCGTGTGTGCATAGCTGAAAGTGTTTTCTCAACTTCCATCCTTCCCTCTCAGAGCCAAACATGTGAGAGCTGCAGTTTAGAATTCCTTGAAAGGCAAACAGACTGCAACAGAGAGCTGAAAaagaatgtataaaaacaaacagtgtCCTTTCTATTACTTTCAGTTCCCGAGGCTGCGTCTACCTACAGTGAAGACCATCGCACTGTATACTCTATTAATATGAACCATGGAGGACATCAGGCTGTGTTAGTTAACACAGTTAATCTGGTAATTGACCAAATCCTAATATTTTTAGGTCAGACTACAGTGTTGAAAACATTTGCTTCGTTGTGTGTGAAGTACACGGCTTGCAGTCAATCTGGATCACTGCCAGTGGAGCCATTATACTTCAGACAGGACATcaaataaacacatgcacaccaCATTCAAAAACAGAGTGGTGAAATGTGACCTTGATGTGCATTAAACCAtgctgacagacagacacaaggACATGTCACTAGATTTAGTTTGTATTGTATCTGAATATATAATTTAGTTTTAAGGTTTGAGACTATTTTTATGATTATTAATAactatattatttaaatgacaTCTAAGTCCTCCCCTACCCATAATgcaaagaaatgtttgtgtcaTCACAGTAATAGGAAAACATTGCGTCTGgacagttttgcattgttttgatgtttttacacatGAGAGCCGATCATTTGAGGGACTATGtcataaaaacagtaaaaatgcaAGAAACAATTGAATTCAgaatacattttctttatgcAAAATACAATTGCTTATTTTGACCATGCAGCACCACACCAAACAAACACTGAGAGACTAATAGATGGTTCTACTGGAGCACAGGACTGCCATTAGACGACACCCTGGCAGACTAAAGGACAATTATCATGTCTGTCAGGATCTGTCTCACATTGTTATTATATGCACATTGTGACCGAGTGTGTTTCGTGCTATTCTTGCTCCAAAACATGTTTAACTAGTCAACAGAATTTCTGTTTGTATGGAACCTCTGTGCTttttaaatgacacactggCCACAGAAACATGAATTAGACcaaaccattacaaaaacaaTATACAGAAACATATACAATATACAGAAACATAGACGTGCTTATGTGATTCATAACCTGCTCACACTAACATGTTATGAGTGAACAACGTGCAGGATGCAATGAAACTACTCCTTTTATTTATACACACAATACACTATCTGGACAACATGCACATTTTTTCCTGTATTTGAGTAGTTTGTgtcagaatgtgtgtgtgtaatgtttataTGAAAATCTAAAAGTGCAGAAATGTTTGTTGGAGGGTTAGGGGAAAgagtacagtataaaaatcatggAAAGTGTCCATGGAATCccaacataaaaatacaaatggtGTAGTCACTCAATAGATGCGATCATAAAACTTTAtgaacaataaatataaatgcataGAATATCCTGATTAATATGTCATGTCAACTACCAGTATAAGAACAGtataatacaacaaacacaatatCTATCATGTTAGAGGTTAGGGAAATAGGTAGGGCCTACTAATCTTGAACTTTAATCCCCCCGCCTCTTTCTCCTTgagtatttgtgtttttttttcttggagaaaaacataaaaaagaaaattcctGGAAGTTACAGCATAATAAACAAAGACCAGAACAGTGGGATATGGTAACAAATAAAGGTTTAATTCTGCTGTGTGGTGCTTTTTTCAAGACTCCAAGTGTGTGCAATGTTCAGGGTAACAGCAAACAGAAATATTATTGACTTAACTCTGTAAAGCCAGCAGAAGTAGGCATTTCTGTTGAAGGAAGGGAAATGTTTTGCACACCTTCACTTTAATATTGGACAACATAGTAGAAGATAATTACACCAGATAAGCAACATATCCACATATAAAAGTATCAATGGCACATGCTTGATACtgactgtgacgagggaggcgtgacgagagccatgggaggaggaagcgaggccggtggcgcgagtgataatgtgtgtcagctgggcgtcacacCGGCCttgcatctctcacggaggagatcggaagcataaaaggacgagcgacaggaggatacggcgagagaggaccgggcccggacatgttaagttttgtttatgtttgtatggccggcagtctaccgtgaggtggctgccggcctttttactgctggattattgttttgtttatttttgattaaaagagtgttcgccggttcccgcctccttccttccctttcaTTGAGCTTTTATTACTCTGACGTATTCCTATCATGAAGTGGCATAAATTAACAGCTAAATGAATTGGCGGAAATACTTTTTAGATTtcctttatttgtatttgttttgtgaCATTAACTGCAGTGTTAACAACAGAGACAAACTAAATAGTACAGGGAAAAAGTGAGTCAGACCACATATTAAGGTTATCAACACATATGTTGAGCCAAATATGTTTTTTCCCATGCGGGGCAACCACGCAGAGACTCTAGAActgttcaatgtttttcagACCAACTTCAACTTGCTCATTCTGACATCTGTGAGATATCCATAAAGAATTTTAATGGGACACCAGCTGCAGCCTGGACAAATAAACCGAAGACATGTTATCAAGGGACTATTCCAAAACACACtgttcacaaacaaacaaataaactgtaagAGTAATAACTAGGCCCATATTTGGTCTTTATTCAAAAGCTGTGACACTCCTTGTGCCCTTTACATGTTCTTTAACGAAATATTTTGGCTACTTGGTGATTTCTGCTACCAATGTGGAAGTAATACTGATCAATTTTAAATACAAGcagcctcattcatgaaacacgcggagaatgattttttttgtgtaaatcgttcgtaaagtcgttctgacgtaaattttcggattcatgaaaatgtttgtatttaagGAAATTTACACATGCTCCCATATATCACGTGTAAATGGTGCgtaaaacattcaaacgttCTGTATTCTATTAGACAAATTGAttacactgcattttgatgcacttttattacacggctcgtcaaattcacatttcatgtccagtttttctcatgtggcaagtatccgtgtaataagcgggataatgtacaagcagccggctgttatcgtgaaataagcccctccagtgtGATACAAGGTAACACTgtcagggcttatttctgcgataacaaccggctgcctgtacattatcccttacatgtatcataatgatatcTTATGAGTTTCTTTACCCTTTCTTGTTTCGCTTTTTTACTCTTTAACTTTGTgtaaaacgcagagctcgtcactgaacctttttacacagccgtccaatcacagtggaggagaggcgggacaaacactacattgaccaaccatcatacttGTACAACACAgcaatggagaagttaatattattgGTTACTGCATTTGTATATGTTTCATATagtaatattcttcaaaaaCAAGATACTAGTAACTTGTAACTACCGTGGATATTCCAAATCACAGCACCCGTCTATGGAAAAACGCGCAGTGCCtccccttatgaaaattaaccatgtttttttgtggtacaagtgtagtaaccatggttttttggtgcattgattacttagggcaaaaccatggttttactacagtaaccatcgtttactatggtttttacaaaaaacatggttttcaaaaccatggttattttgggataaccattgttttactacagtaaccatgtttttttggttttaactgtagtaaaatcatggtttttcaattttaactgtagtaaaaccatggtagaTTTTCATAAGGGCAAAGCGTTctcaagcgccaccagctggtcattttcagaagagcaccaggtattatttCAGCTGGCTAAAAACGGTTTGGTAGACatagtttaatttattaatttattgttaGGCATAAAGCCTATTAgtctcttatgcatttatgcaatgtATAAATGTAGCCAAACCTGAGAATGGAGTCCAGAGGATTCTACAGCATTCAtagatacgtaatttgcgtaGCAGTAATTCATAGGAGAGGATTATGCTAAAtgtgaatgagcgtgcatgcgcgctctgtttacgagtgattggaattcatACTGTAAGAAGTAAAACTACACTGACACTAAAAGACCTTGTTCAAAGGTAACAATTCTgataaatgcaaaaacatgtCACAGGCGGAAAAACTCGAGGATCCAATTGCAAGTGAATATAGTTTATTTACAGTGACAGAGTGTGAAACAAGGCAAATAACTAGTACTAGTTCCCCAGCTGGATAATCCTCCGTGACACAAGGACTGCTAGACGCTGGAATAAGTCCGCCTCTGATAAGATCTCCAGAAGTCCGGTAAGTAATCCGCAATGGCAAGGATACCGGTCAGGCACAGCAAACTGGAACCATAGGTGTGCTTGGAGACACAACAGACATGTGCCAAGCAACGATCTGACAATACAACACAGTAAACGTGAGTCAGATATAGGCAGCTGTTAATGCGTATCAGGTGCCGCTAATCGTCAGTGCCCAGGTTGCTGAGGCAACGCTAATGAGACAGACCTGCAGGAATGAACACACAGACCCGACAACCATGACAGTACCCTCCCCCTAGGAGCCTCTTGATGCTTCCAGAGGAACTTACCTGTCGATTGTAATCATCGATAAGCGAGTGATCCAATATGTCTCGAGCAGGAATCCAACTCCTCTCCTCTGCACcgtaaccctcccagtccaccaagtaCTGAAATCCGCGTCCCCGCCGCCTCGGATCCAGAATGCGTTTTACAGAATAGGTGACATCCCCATCTACAAGTCGCGGCGGTGGGGGAACTGGGGAAGGCGGATTAATGGTAGAAAAAAAACTGGCTTTAATTTGGAAACATGGAAGACAGGATGAATTCTCCTGTACGCTGGAGGAAGTTTGAGTCAGACTGCCACTGGACAATCTTCTCGATGACAGTAAACGGGCCAATGAATTTAGGAGCAAGCTTATTACAGACGGAACGGAGAGGAATGTTCTTGGATGAAAGCCACACTTTTTGACCAACGACGTAGACGGGAGGCTCAGACCGGTGGCAATCAACGTGATCAATGACAGCAACCGCTGTCTCTCTGGCTGAGGGTAATTTGGGCAGAGGAACAAAATGAGTTACCTCCGAGAACTGGTCCACCACCTTCAAAACCACAGTGTTGCCCATAGAGAGCGGGAGTCCCATAATGAAATCTAGCGATATATGGGACCAGGGTCTAGAAGGAACTGACAGCGGTTGAAGGAGTCCAGCAGGAGGTCTATTGGAGGTCTTAGAAATGGCAGATCGAGCAGGctaaaacaaaatgttgtaCATCACAGGCCATAGATTTCCACCAGAACCGTTgtttaatgagaaaaatagttcGACTAACCCCTGCATGACAAGCTATCTTGGAGCAATGACCCCAACGGATGACGTCGGACCTTAATTCCTCTGGCACAAACAACCGACCCAGTGGGCACCCAGACAGAGGCGTTACCCCTTGTAAGGCTGCAAGAACCTTCGATTCGATCTCCCAAGTCATCGAAGAAACCACGATTTTATGTGGCACGATGGGCCCGGGAGACAGCGGGCGCTCAGATTGGTCAAAAATACAGGACAAGGCATCAGGCTTAACGTTCTTAGAACCTGGACGataagaaatggaaaaatggaAACGACCAAAAAATAAAGCCCACCGAGCCTAGAGTTTAAGCTTTTGGCAGAACTTATGTACTCGAGGTTCTTATGGTTGATCCAGACTATAAAAGATTCCTCCGCACCCTCCAACCAATGACGCCATTCCTCCAAGGCGAGCTTGACTGCCAGCAACTCTCTATTACCAATGTCGTAATTATGTTCGGCAGGTGATAAACGATGGGAAAAATCCGTGGAAGAGCACTGGGAAAGCACCTCACCAACCCCCACCTCCAATGCGTCGACCTCCACCACAAACTGACGAGCAGAATCAGGGGCAATGAGAATAGGAGCTCAAACAAAGCGGCTCTTAAGTTTGGAAAACACAGCCTCGGCCACGTTACACCACCTGAATGTAGTCTTGGTGGAGGTCAAGGCAGTCAAAGGAGCGGCTAACTGGCTGTAATTGCATATGAAACGCCAGTAAAAATTGGCAAAACCCAGAAACCTCTGCAGGGCCTTGCGGGATTCAGGAGTTGGCCAATCTACCACAGCCTGAACCTTCTCGGGATCCATGCACACTCCCTCGGATGACACAATGTACCCTAAAAAAAAGGAACAGACTGTGCATGAAAAATGCATTTCTCCACCTTGACAAAAAGCCCATTCTCTAACAGCCTCCGCAGCACTAGTATAACGTGCTGAACGTGTTCCTGGAGAGactgagaaaaaaatcaatatgtCATCCAGGTAGACATAAATGAACCATGTCTCTCAGCACGTCATTGACCATCGCCTGGAAAACCGCGGGGGCATTAGATAGGCCGCAAGGCATAACAAGATACTCAAAATGCCCCCTGGGGGTATTACATGCGGTTTTCCATTCATCCCCCTCCCTTATGTGGACCAAATGATAGGCATTACGAAGATCCAACTTTGTGAAAAAGGAGGAACCCTGCAGATTCTCGAAGGCCGAAGACATCAACAGCAAAGGATAGGAATTCTTTAACATGATGTTGTTCAACCCTCGATAGTCAATACAAGGACGAAGGGAACCATTCTTCTTTCCCACAAAGAAGAATGGAGCGCGTgttttgagtcggagctctttcaaatttattcttaatacatcgtttattcttgttatatcttaagacttgtgttttaaattgttatcctccgagggtaaaacatatccttaaatatatcccataccaaaatcgtatttaaacgcacagataatttatttttatcggatcactcgctattagcctcaggctgttagcattcccagcctgcctgcttactgcttaacacactgttctcattattaaatcactgatggctaatgtttcagatgtgtctgtacctctgtgtgcagatgaggaaacgatcgcacttcagtcggaactggaggctgtggagaagcagatccaggatctactagagaagcagtcacggctgcgagaacgaaaaacggcgctggaaacatccagagccgacgctcgcaaatccgcggtaagttttcatcgcgattttaatactccttccacttctactccgcgtgtttctctgcacagagcccaggcttcgagaacacggtcagcccaaatgaacttcactcctgcaccggcacaaccacggcgaaaggcgcgagccaggactggagcgatgacccaaccgccgccaccggtcttcgagatcccgaccaggaaccgctttgccgccctctgcgagacggaatgcaacgctgtggtcatcggagactcaatcgtccggaacgtacgcgcttcctccactaaaggtaaggtgcacactcattgttttcctggcgcccgtgttcttgatgtctctgcgcaggtacctgcgatcctgaaggacgatgctaacgtcggagctgtcgtgctgcacgcgggggcgaatgacgtcaggatgaggcagtcggagatcctgaagagggacttcaggagtctgatcgagacggtacgcaacgcatcgcccacagcgaggatcatcgtatcagggccgcttcctacctaccgacgagggaatgaaaagttcagtagactatttgctctaaataaatggttgatgtcatggtgtattgaacagaagctgctctttgttgataattttgatctgttctgggagcgacctaggctcttccgccctgacggcctgcaccccagcagcatcggagcggttcttctgtctgacaacatctcaaagacgctacgcaccgcttgactacgtctcccagcggtaagtcaaaactttaaccatagtctgtgttcctcccactcatctgttataaatgttactgcttccaaatgcatagagactgtgtctgtcccccgaataatactacaaaataacaaaatagccaaatctcagagaaaaaatctaatcgtgattaaacctgaggacaatgtaataaacgaccaaaacaaactcataaagttcggcctactaaatattagatcactaaattcaaaagcagttattgtaaatgaaatgatcacagacaacaattttgatatgctttgccttaccgaaacctggcttaaaccaaatgattattacggtctaaatgagtgtacaccaccaagctactgttatatgcatgagccacgtgcggttggtcgaggtggcggtgtcgcaacaatttttagagactttcttactgtaactcagagaacggagcataaatttaaatcatttgaagtgcttgcgttgaacataattgttccaattgacagtaaaaaaccattgctttcttgtacgttggctacagtgtatagaccccctggtccctacactgattttctgaaagagtttgcggacttcctatcggacctattggttaacgttgataaagtactaattgtcggagactttaatatccacgtagatagtgctaacgatgcattagcagtggcgtttacagagctattacactcttttggagtaacacaacacatcaatggacccactcatcgatttaatcatacactagacttgattatatctcacggagcc from Triplophysa rosa linkage group LG25, Trosa_1v2, whole genome shotgun sequence includes these protein-coding regions:
- the LOC130548279 gene encoding uncharacterized protein LOC130548279 isoform X2, with translation MANVSDVSVPLCADEETIALQSELEAVEKQIQDLLEKQSRLRERKTALETSRADARKSASPGFENTVSPNELHSCTGTTTAKGASQDWSDDPTAATGLRDPDQEPLCRPLRDGMQRCGHRRLNRPERTCDPEGRC
- the LOC130548279 gene encoding uncharacterized protein LOC130548279 isoform X1, whose amino-acid sequence is MANVSDVSVPLCADEETIALQSELEAVEKQIQDLLEKQSRLRERKTALETSRADARKSAVSFHRDFNTPSTSTPRVSLHRAQASRTRSAQMNFTPAPAQPRRKARARTGAMTQPPPPVFEIPTRNRFAALCETECNAVVIGDSIVRNVPAILKDDANVGAVVLHAGANDVRMRQSEILKRDFRSLIETVRNASPTARIIVSGPLPTYRRGNEKFSRLFALNKWLMSWCIEQKLLFVDNFDLFWERPRLFRPDGLHPSSIGAVLLSDNISKTLRTA